From Phenylobacterium immobile (ATCC 35973), a single genomic window includes:
- a CDS encoding pyridoxamine 5'-phosphate oxidase family protein: protein MDLANRLKVLELLDQHRVMSLATLRPDGWPQVTTVGYAHDGLRLYFLCAPDSQKAANLARDNRVSLTIDEDKPMVMQITGLSMAARADRITDAAEAAKVLPLIMARYPEHAAMGLPMPALADIALFRVTPTVISVLDYGKGFGHADLALCGPDEI from the coding sequence ATGGATCTTGCGAACAGACTGAAAGTTCTCGAACTGCTCGACCAGCACCGCGTCATGTCGCTGGCGACCCTGCGCCCTGACGGCTGGCCGCAGGTCACGACGGTCGGTTACGCGCACGACGGCTTGAGGCTCTACTTCCTTTGCGCGCCTGACAGTCAGAAGGCGGCGAACCTGGCGCGAGACAACCGGGTCTCGCTGACCATCGACGAGGACAAGCCGATGGTGATGCAGATCACGGGCCTTTCCATGGCGGCAAGGGCGGACCGCATCACTGACGCCGCCGAGGCGGCGAAGGTGCTGCCCCTGATCATGGCGCGATATCCCGAACACGCCGCAATGGGCCTGCCGATGCCGGCGCTGGCCGATATCGCCCTATTCCGGGTGACGCCGACCGTCATTTCCGTCCTCGACTATGGCAAAGGGTTTGGCCACGCAGACCTGGCGCTCTGCGGTCCGGACGAAATTTGA
- a CDS encoding glycosyltransferase, translated as MADKETHLSQAGKSELRPIADSNASPEVSGWVDTLEWTKGDLRVSGWALDDLSEICEVDLYLSGKKFASTLANIQRKVRSEIRTAGYAFTVSGASSDISVEDIEVRQSRTGLPLQKARRLAIVYRDTVEQAASDAKPPKGAQADRPPRSRVGKTVLGVLETATPQRITGWARHDGVSSPPVVELFVDGVLHSRISASQTRPDISRSGHRGFGFITSIPFSMSAEATSAVLEARTIDGSLGKLPLTGLLAHNPAPKAALSAKLQRFAPRDVTIIIPVFNAPDELRACLQSIVEHTTYAGASVIIIDDASTDLGVEAVLSDYTARPGFSAYQNPQNIGFSGTINRGISLASSGDVILLNSDTAVTPRWVENLRLAAYSDVKVSSATAMSDNAGVFSLPVAEQPHGLSQPELARLVTQSSAHQHFASPTAHGFCVYVRRDALETVGLFDEDAFPVGYGEENDWSMRASYLGWRQVVDDRTIVFHRRGASFGDRKPALLAQGRRVIETRYPEYQRLVAPLASSVPFLTAKARVRSAIATAMSRAAKPAPRIMFVISSPIGGTPQTNLDLMSALQGDCDPFLLTCTDGDMVLSRLQDGVLIPVAKHALSAPVAVTTHRSSEYDDVIAEWLSIYAIELVHIRHIAWHSLGLIDISKNLDIPVVTSLHDYYLVCPTVKLLDNNGIYCGGVCTSGEGYCLPSLWDLATVPNLKHQWVHNWRRIVATSLSKVDAFVTTLADVYPVFDLAYPSLLDVPRYVIQHGRDFPEMRPAVRPEGEIEGPIRVAVPGNINDAKGGKLIAAVKALDVDNLIEFHIIGKPGKSLSDAAVIKHGVYLREDLPDILTNIQPHVGGIFSIWPETYCHTLTELWASGLPVVGYDIGAVGGRISESGAGWLFNNPTAEALYKLLLDLRASSSQRLEKSLAVERWQQTTGTTYGTREMADRYLDVYSEVLDRRRTFRTKAGANFGRSFFKVHP; from the coding sequence TTGGCTGACAAGGAAACGCACTTGAGCCAGGCCGGAAAATCTGAGCTCCGCCCCATCGCAGACAGCAATGCATCCCCTGAGGTCTCAGGCTGGGTCGACACCCTTGAGTGGACGAAAGGAGATTTACGTGTCTCCGGCTGGGCATTGGATGATTTATCTGAGATTTGTGAAGTCGATCTCTATCTAAGTGGCAAGAAATTTGCCTCAACCCTCGCCAATATCCAGCGAAAAGTACGCTCGGAAATCCGCACAGCTGGATATGCTTTCACGGTTTCAGGCGCCTCTAGTGATATTAGCGTCGAAGATATTGAGGTGAGGCAAAGCCGCACCGGCCTCCCGCTTCAGAAGGCGCGGCGCCTTGCGATCGTCTATCGCGACACGGTTGAGCAGGCCGCGAGCGACGCCAAGCCGCCGAAAGGCGCGCAAGCCGACCGGCCACCGCGCAGCCGAGTCGGCAAGACTGTGCTGGGGGTGCTTGAGACCGCCACGCCGCAGCGGATAACGGGATGGGCGCGGCATGATGGCGTGTCCTCCCCGCCTGTCGTCGAACTCTTCGTCGATGGCGTTCTGCACAGCAGAATCTCCGCCAGCCAGACGCGCCCCGACATCAGCCGCTCAGGTCATAGGGGCTTTGGTTTCATCACCAGCATCCCCTTTTCGATGAGCGCCGAAGCCACCAGCGCCGTACTGGAGGCGCGTACGATTGACGGCAGCCTGGGAAAGCTTCCGCTCACCGGCTTGCTCGCGCACAATCCCGCGCCCAAGGCGGCGCTATCGGCGAAATTGCAGCGCTTCGCCCCCCGTGACGTGACGATCATCATCCCGGTCTTCAACGCGCCGGACGAATTGCGCGCCTGCTTGCAGTCAATTGTGGAACACACGACCTACGCTGGCGCATCCGTCATCATCATCGATGATGCGAGCACCGACCTCGGAGTAGAGGCTGTCCTCAGCGATTACACAGCCCGCCCCGGCTTTTCGGCCTATCAGAACCCCCAGAACATCGGCTTCAGCGGGACGATCAATCGTGGGATCTCATTGGCCTCATCTGGCGATGTGATCCTGCTCAACTCTGACACCGCGGTGACCCCCCGTTGGGTCGAGAACCTTCGGCTCGCCGCCTATTCGGATGTAAAAGTCTCTTCCGCCACGGCCATGTCCGATAATGCGGGCGTCTTCAGCCTCCCCGTCGCGGAACAACCTCACGGCCTGTCCCAGCCAGAACTGGCCCGGCTGGTCACTCAGTCGTCGGCTCACCAGCATTTCGCGTCTCCAACGGCGCATGGCTTTTGCGTCTACGTCCGTCGCGACGCTCTCGAGACCGTCGGCCTGTTCGACGAAGACGCGTTTCCTGTCGGCTATGGTGAAGAAAACGACTGGTCCATGCGCGCCAGCTATCTGGGCTGGCGTCAGGTCGTCGACGATCGGACGATCGTGTTTCACAGGCGCGGCGCCAGTTTTGGCGATCGCAAGCCCGCCCTCCTCGCACAAGGACGCCGTGTGATCGAGACGCGCTACCCTGAGTACCAGCGCCTCGTCGCGCCCCTTGCGTCTAGTGTCCCGTTTCTCACGGCAAAGGCCCGCGTCCGTTCGGCCATCGCAACAGCCATGTCCCGCGCCGCAAAACCTGCGCCGCGCATCATGTTCGTCATCAGTTCGCCGATCGGTGGCACCCCACAAACGAATCTCGATCTGATGAGCGCCCTGCAGGGAGATTGCGATCCCTTCCTCCTGACCTGCACGGACGGAGACATGGTCCTTTCGCGTCTTCAGGATGGCGTACTGATACCCGTCGCCAAACATGCCTTATCTGCGCCGGTGGCTGTGACGACACACAGGTCGAGCGAATATGACGACGTCATCGCCGAATGGCTGTCCATCTACGCGATTGAACTCGTGCACATTCGTCACATCGCGTGGCACAGCCTTGGTCTGATCGATATATCTAAGAATCTAGACATACCAGTCGTCACATCCCTCCATGATTATTATCTCGTTTGCCCAACTGTTAAGCTTCTCGATAATAACGGCATTTATTGTGGAGGCGTCTGCACATCCGGAGAAGGCTATTGCTTACCTTCTCTTTGGGACTTAGCCACCGTGCCTAATCTGAAACACCAATGGGTGCACAATTGGCGGAGGATCGTAGCCACTAGCCTGTCGAAGGTTGACGCCTTTGTAACGACACTCGCGGATGTGTATCCCGTGTTTGATCTCGCTTACCCGTCTCTGCTGGACGTGCCTCGCTATGTCATCCAGCACGGTCGGGACTTCCCTGAGATGCGGCCAGCTGTTCGGCCCGAGGGCGAAATCGAAGGCCCGATCCGTGTCGCCGTGCCCGGGAACATCAATGACGCAAAGGGCGGGAAACTCATCGCGGCCGTCAAGGCTTTGGATGTCGACAACCTGATAGAATTCCACATCATCGGAAAGCCGGGTAAATCCTTATCGGACGCGGCGGTCATAAAACACGGTGTCTATCTCCGAGAGGATCTTCCTGACATTCTGACGAATATCCAACCTCATGTCGGCGGAATATTCTCTATATGGCCGGAAACCTATTGCCACACGCTGACTGAACTGTGGGCGAGCGGCCTCCCGGTGGTGGGCTACGACATCGGCGCTGTCGGCGGACGTATTTCAGAAAGCGGAGCCGGGTGGCTGTTCAACAACCCAACGGCCGAAGCGCTGTACAAGCTCTTGCTAGATTTGAGAGCGAGCAGTTCACAGAGACTCGAAAAGTCCCTCGCCGTTGAGCGTTGGCAGCAGACGACCGGAACAACCTACGGCACGCGTGAGATGGCGGACCGGTATCTTGACGTCTATTCCGAGGTTTTGGACCGTCGCCGCACGTTCCGCACGAAGGCCGGCGCGAACTTTGGTCGGAGCTTTTTCAAGGTTCATCCGTGA
- a CDS encoding copper-translocating P-type ATPase yields the protein MDAQPAQGAANTTGRTEPRGAGTGYLCPMHPQVWRPAPGACPICGMALEPVTPLQDAGPSGELKDMTRRFWGGLAFAAPVFALEMGGHMMGHGGPPKLSGWIQMALATPVVLWAGWPFFVRAWESLRNRSLNMFTLIALGVGIAWADSVIATLAPGLFPPAFHQGDGSVAVYFEAAAVITVLALLGQVLELRARERTSYAIRALLDLAPKMALRLKDDGSDEQVTLDLVQVGDRLRVRPGEKTPVDGEIIEGRASLDESLVTGESMPVTKAPGGKVVAGSLNRTGSFVMRADRVGSETLLARIVQMVAEAQRSRPPIQRLADTVSAWFAPAVILVALAAFLSWAFVGPEPRLAYAVAVAVSVLIVACPCALGLATPMSIMVGVGRGAQAGVLIRSAEALERLERIDTLVIDKTGTLTEGRPAVTAIIPAPGVNEAALLQLAASLERGSEHPLADAIVRAANLRGLTLSQADDFDSPVGMGVLGRVDGRRVALGGAPLMVDQQVDTRAMEHEAEGLRATGATVVFVAADQSLAGLLAITDPLKATTAEAVKALAADGVRLVMLTGDNRTTAQTVAARLGIEEVEAEVLPADKAAVVQRLRAEGLHVAMAGDGVNDAPALAAAEVGIAMGAGADVAIESAGVTLLQGDLRGLARARRLSRAVMRNIRQNLAFALIYNVACVPVAAGVLYPAFGLLLSPQLAAAAMAGSSVSVILNALRLRSVRL from the coding sequence ATGGACGCGCAACCCGCACAAGGCGCGGCGAACACCACCGGTAGGACCGAACCGCGCGGCGCGGGGACCGGCTACCTCTGTCCCATGCATCCGCAGGTTTGGCGCCCTGCACCTGGCGCGTGCCCGATCTGCGGCATGGCGCTGGAGCCGGTGACCCCGCTGCAGGATGCGGGGCCGAGCGGCGAACTGAAGGACATGACTCGGCGCTTCTGGGGCGGCTTGGCCTTCGCCGCGCCGGTGTTCGCGCTTGAAATGGGCGGCCACATGATGGGCCACGGCGGTCCGCCCAAGCTTTCGGGCTGGATTCAAATGGCGCTCGCCACGCCGGTCGTCCTGTGGGCCGGTTGGCCCTTCTTCGTCAGGGCCTGGGAATCCCTGCGGAACCGCAGCCTCAACATGTTCACCCTCATCGCCTTGGGCGTAGGGATCGCCTGGGCCGATAGCGTGATCGCCACCCTGGCGCCGGGCCTCTTCCCTCCCGCCTTCCATCAGGGCGACGGCTCGGTCGCGGTCTATTTCGAGGCCGCCGCCGTCATCACGGTGCTCGCGCTTTTGGGGCAGGTCCTGGAACTGCGAGCGCGTGAACGAACGTCGTACGCCATCAGGGCGCTGCTGGATCTTGCGCCGAAGATGGCGCTCCGGCTCAAGGACGACGGATCCGATGAGCAGGTCACCCTGGACCTCGTTCAGGTCGGCGATCGCTTGCGTGTCCGCCCAGGCGAAAAGACACCCGTGGATGGCGAGATTATTGAAGGCCGCGCGTCTCTCGACGAAAGCCTGGTCACGGGCGAATCCATGCCGGTGACCAAGGCGCCGGGCGGCAAGGTTGTCGCCGGCTCGCTGAACAGGACCGGCTCGTTCGTCATGCGCGCGGATCGCGTCGGCAGCGAGACTCTGCTCGCCCGCATCGTCCAGATGGTGGCCGAGGCCCAACGCAGCCGTCCGCCTATTCAGCGCTTGGCGGATACGGTCTCCGCCTGGTTCGCCCCCGCCGTCATTCTCGTCGCTCTCGCCGCCTTCCTGAGCTGGGCTTTCGTCGGACCCGAACCGCGCCTGGCCTATGCCGTGGCGGTCGCCGTGTCTGTGCTGATCGTCGCCTGCCCTTGCGCGCTCGGTCTCGCGACGCCGATGTCGATCATGGTTGGGGTCGGACGCGGCGCCCAGGCGGGCGTCTTGATCCGCAGCGCCGAGGCGCTCGAGCGCCTCGAGCGGATCGACACCTTGGTGATCGACAAGACCGGGACCTTGACCGAGGGCCGCCCCGCCGTCACCGCGATCATCCCCGCGCCCGGCGTCAATGAAGCCGCGCTCCTCCAGCTCGCCGCCAGCCTGGAACGCGGCAGTGAACATCCGCTGGCCGACGCGATCGTTCGCGCCGCCAATCTCCGCGGCCTGACGCTCTCGCAAGCCGATGACTTCGACTCGCCGGTCGGCATGGGCGTTCTCGGTAGGGTCGATGGCCGGCGGGTGGCCCTGGGCGGCGCGCCGCTCATGGTGGACCAGCAGGTCGATACCCGCGCCATGGAGCATGAGGCTGAAGGCCTGCGCGCCACCGGAGCTACGGTTGTTTTCGTCGCGGCGGACCAGAGCCTGGCTGGACTGCTTGCCATCACCGATCCCCTGAAGGCGACCACCGCCGAAGCGGTGAAAGCGCTCGCGGCCGACGGCGTGCGGTTGGTGATGCTCACCGGCGATAACCGCACGACCGCCCAGACGGTGGCCGCACGGCTCGGCATCGAGGAAGTCGAGGCCGAGGTCCTGCCCGCGGACAAGGCGGCCGTCGTCCAGCGACTCCGCGCCGAGGGCCTCCATGTCGCCATGGCCGGCGACGGCGTCAACGACGCGCCCGCCCTGGCTGCGGCCGAGGTGGGGATCGCCATGGGCGCCGGCGCGGACGTCGCCATCGAGAGCGCGGGGGTCACCCTGTTGCAAGGCGACCTGCGGGGCCTGGCGCGCGCGCGGCGGCTCTCGCGGGCGGTGATGCGCAACATCCGGCAAAACCTGGCCTTCGCGCTGATCTATAACGTCGCTTGCGTGCCCGTGGCCGCGGGCGTGCTCTACCCGGCCTTCGGCCTCTTGCTCTCGCCGCAACTGGCGGCGGCGGCGATGGCGGGATCGTCCGTCAGTGTGATCCTCAACGCGCTCCGGCTGCGGTCGGTCCGCCTGTAG